One window from the genome of Puniceicoccus vermicola encodes:
- the infA gene encoding translation initiation factor IF-1, whose amino-acid sequence MPDDEVEVEGKIVSVLPGTMFRVELSNGHRVLAHISGKLRKHFIKITTGDTVKMVMSPYDLDKARITYRLRNSNSNRNAPIRSYGPRNRKR is encoded by the coding sequence ATGCCAGACGATGAAGTAGAAGTTGAAGGGAAGATTGTGTCCGTCCTGCCCGGGACCATGTTTCGGGTTGAGCTGTCCAATGGGCACCGGGTTCTCGCCCACATCTCCGGTAAGCTGCGCAAGCACTTCATCAAGATCACAACGGGAGACACTGTGAAAATGGTGATGAGCCCATACGATCTCGACAAAGCCCGGATTACCTATCGGTTGAGGAATTCAAATTCCAACCGCAACGCACCGATCCGCAGCTACGGTCCGCGGAATCGAAAGCGGTAG
- the cysK gene encoding cysteine synthase A: MAIANSIIDTVGNTPLVKINNLAKDIDAEIYLKCEFFNPLASVKDRIGRAMIEAAERDGKLSQDSIVIEPTSGNTGIALAFVCAARGYRLILVMPDSMSTERRVLFRMLGAELVLTPGAKGMNGAILKAGQLVDEYGDKAFMPQQFENPANPEAHRKTTAEEIWAHTEGKIDAFVSGVGTGGTITGVSSVIKERKDLLTVAVEPTASPVISGGKPGPHKIQGIGAGFIPKNCDTSLIDEVITVSNEDAVETAQQLALSDGILGGISTGANVFAAMQLAKKEGMAGKKIVTVGCSFGERYLSTILASKALEEVQNLPTSELPE, encoded by the coding sequence ATGGCTATAGCAAACTCCATCATCGATACGGTCGGGAATACTCCGCTCGTCAAGATCAACAACCTGGCGAAGGACATTGACGCGGAGATTTACCTCAAGTGTGAATTTTTCAACCCGCTTGCCAGCGTCAAGGACCGCATTGGTCGTGCAATGATCGAAGCGGCAGAGCGCGACGGCAAGCTGAGCCAGGATAGCATCGTTATCGAGCCAACCTCTGGGAACACCGGCATCGCATTGGCTTTCGTCTGCGCTGCACGCGGTTATCGCCTGATTCTGGTCATGCCGGACTCCATGTCGACCGAGCGTCGCGTTCTCTTCCGTATGCTAGGCGCCGAGCTGGTTCTGACTCCGGGAGCGAAAGGGATGAACGGAGCGATTTTGAAGGCAGGTCAGCTCGTTGACGAGTATGGCGACAAGGCTTTCATGCCGCAGCAATTTGAAAACCCGGCAAACCCGGAAGCGCACCGCAAGACGACCGCCGAAGAAATCTGGGCGCATACCGAAGGAAAAATCGACGCCTTTGTGTCGGGTGTGGGAACCGGTGGCACGATCACGGGAGTCTCCAGTGTGATCAAGGAGCGTAAAGATCTCCTCACTGTGGCCGTTGAGCCGACGGCGAGCCCGGTTATTTCCGGAGGAAAGCCCGGACCGCACAAGATTCAGGGAATCGGAGCCGGATTTATTCCGAAGAATTGCGACACTTCGCTGATCGACGAGGTCATTACGGTTTCCAACGAAGATGCGGTCGAGACTGCCCAGCAGTTGGCTCTCTCGGACGGGATCCTCGGCGGAATTTCCACCGGCGCTAACGTTTTCGCCGCGATGCAACTCGCGAAAAAGGAAGGCATGGCTGGCAAGAAGATCGTCACGGTCGGATGCAGCTTCGGGGAGCGTTACCTGAGCACGATTCTCGCGTCGAAGGCACTCGAAGAGGTTCAGAACCTACCGACTTCCGAGCTTCCTGAGTAA
- the lexA gene encoding transcriptional repressor LexA, protein MKDLTFRQQQILTFIQERSTEQGYWPSIREIQQEFGFKSTNAVVGHLRALEKKGFLERQPHQARAFRLRIPDNLADDDENVMDVVDIPVMGNIAAGYPDRVESGGQIDTLQVDSFTARQRRNRRTFAIRVRGESMINAGIQDGDTVVVETREPKNGDIVAALIDGETTLKRFVRSSGSPTPYLKAENPDYPELYPIDELIVQGVATSIVRRL, encoded by the coding sequence ATGAAGGACCTCACTTTCCGCCAACAGCAGATTCTCACCTTTATTCAGGAGCGCTCAACCGAGCAGGGCTACTGGCCCAGTATTCGAGAGATTCAGCAAGAATTTGGCTTCAAAAGCACCAACGCGGTCGTCGGCCACTTGAGAGCTTTGGAGAAAAAGGGGTTCTTGGAACGTCAGCCCCATCAAGCTCGGGCCTTTCGGCTCCGCATTCCTGATAACCTCGCCGATGACGACGAGAACGTCATGGATGTGGTCGATATCCCGGTCATGGGAAATATCGCCGCCGGCTATCCGGATCGGGTCGAATCGGGCGGGCAGATCGATACGCTGCAGGTTGATTCCTTCACCGCCCGCCAACGCCGCAATCGCCGGACCTTCGCCATTCGCGTGCGCGGTGAATCCATGATCAATGCTGGCATCCAAGATGGCGACACGGTGGTCGTGGAAACCCGCGAACCGAAGAACGGCGATATCGTAGCCGCTCTGATTGATGGAGAGACCACCCTCAAGCGCTTCGTTCGCAGCAGCGGCAGCCCCACCCCCTACCTTAAGGCGGAAAACCCGGACTATCCCGAGCTCTACCCGATTGATGAGCTCATCGTCCAAGGAGTTGCGACTTCGATCGTCCGGCGTCTCTGA
- a CDS encoding glutamate--tRNA ligase, producing the protein MPDVRVRFAPSPTGFFHIGSARTALFNWLYARHCNGIFVLRIEDTDHERNTPEALRVLLEGMRWLGLDWDEGPEVGGDKGPYFQSQRSEIYKAAVQKLLDNGRAYEKDGAVFFRLEGERYREHDQYLGEEVEKVRAEPMIFEDAIRGRIERVVDRDFPIVRANGDPVFHLVNVVDDIEMGITHVIRGEDHLANTARHLELFYALGAKPPVFAHLPLILKDPAVGKGKMSKRDQGALIEEYQNRHFLAEAVRNFLCLLGWNPKDDREIMPIGEIIENFDFPGIQKGAARFDEAKLRHMNGHYLRELPVESYAWLARPILAGAGIIEEDADEDFLQKVLELCRPKLDLLENLGDYCGFFFTRDYPMDEKARAKVGKKADPSVLATELLAEVRAEGSKGSAGFELAIERAAEKNDRKSGAYRPLTRFAVTGSLSGPDLGAIIDLLGLEEVAARLEKLAAEKEEENS; encoded by the coding sequence ATGCCCGATGTTCGAGTGCGATTTGCGCCGAGTCCAACCGGTTTCTTTCACATTGGCAGTGCCCGTACGGCGCTGTTCAACTGGTTGTACGCGCGTCACTGTAATGGAATCTTTGTCCTCCGGATCGAGGATACCGACCATGAGCGGAATACTCCGGAAGCCCTGCGGGTGCTTCTTGAGGGTATGCGCTGGTTGGGTCTCGACTGGGATGAGGGGCCGGAAGTTGGTGGAGATAAGGGACCTTATTTCCAGAGCCAGCGGTCGGAGATTTATAAGGCGGCGGTTCAAAAGCTGCTGGATAACGGGCGCGCTTACGAGAAAGACGGAGCAGTTTTCTTCCGTCTGGAAGGCGAGCGGTACCGTGAGCACGATCAATACCTCGGCGAAGAGGTTGAGAAGGTGCGTGCGGAGCCGATGATTTTCGAGGATGCGATCCGCGGCCGCATTGAGCGGGTCGTGGACCGCGACTTTCCGATTGTCCGGGCCAATGGGGATCCGGTGTTTCACCTCGTGAACGTGGTGGATGACATTGAAATGGGCATCACCCACGTGATCCGGGGCGAGGACCATCTGGCTAACACTGCCCGCCATCTCGAACTCTTTTACGCGTTGGGCGCGAAGCCGCCCGTCTTTGCCCACCTCCCGCTGATCCTTAAGGATCCGGCAGTGGGGAAAGGGAAAATGAGCAAACGCGACCAGGGAGCTCTCATTGAGGAGTATCAAAACCGCCACTTTCTCGCGGAGGCGGTGCGGAACTTCCTCTGCCTGCTCGGCTGGAACCCGAAGGATGATCGTGAGATCATGCCGATTGGGGAGATTATCGAGAATTTCGATTTTCCCGGGATCCAGAAGGGAGCGGCCCGTTTTGATGAGGCGAAGCTTCGCCATATGAACGGTCACTACCTGCGCGAGCTGCCCGTTGAGTCTTACGCCTGGCTGGCCCGCCCGATTTTGGCCGGAGCTGGAATCATCGAGGAAGACGCGGACGAAGATTTCCTCCAGAAGGTTCTGGAACTTTGCCGGCCCAAGTTGGATCTCTTGGAGAATCTCGGGGACTACTGTGGCTTTTTCTTCACGCGGGACTATCCGATGGACGAGAAGGCACGGGCGAAAGTTGGGAAAAAGGCGGATCCTTCGGTCCTGGCCACTGAGCTCTTGGCCGAAGTCCGAGCCGAAGGAAGTAAAGGATCTGCAGGATTTGAGTTGGCGATAGAAAGGGCGGCTGAAAAGAACGACCGCAAATCTGGAGCCTATCGTCCACTGACCCGTTTCGCGGTGACTGGAAGTCTTTCCGGTCCAGACTTGGGGGCCATCATCGATCTTCTCGGTTTGGAGGAGGTCGCAGCGCGGCTGGAAAAGCTGGCCGCGGAAAAAGAGGAGGAAAATTCATGA
- a CDS encoding glutamine--tRNA ligase/YqeY domain fusion protein has protein sequence MSAEEHQDFVRRIVADDVAAGKCPDGVATRFPPEPNGYLHLGHAKSICLNFGIAEEFGGRCNLRFDDTNPEKEDEEYVESIRQDIRWLGFEWDRECFASDYFEQLFEWGLALIDKGHAYVCELNGEEIRRTRGTLTEPGEASPYRDRPAAESRDLFQRMRAGEFPDGSRVLRAKIDMAHPNLNLRDPVLYRIRRAHHHRTGDAWPIYPTYDYTHGQSDSIEKITHSVCTLEFENHRPLYDWFIEKLEIFPSRQYEFARLNLEYTLMSKRRLIQLVTEGHVRGWDDPRLPTLRGIRRRGVPAEAIRNFCRTIGVTKFDSVTDYALFEHCVRDVMNRDCSRAMAVLDPIPVTITNFGEDEELEVEAVNNPEKPEAGARKVPFSNRIFIERSDFMENPPKKFFRLSPGSEVRLRYAYVLRCDGVEKDEAGNIVGLTASVDRDTLGKQPEGRKVKGVIHWVSQQHAIPAEVRLYDRLYSVPNPGAERDPVEDLNPESLKIIEGYLEPSLGEIPNGESVQFERTGYFARDPDSSPDRPVFNRTVTLKDSWGKKK, from the coding sequence ATGAGCGCAGAAGAGCATCAGGATTTCGTGCGACGGATCGTCGCCGACGATGTGGCTGCGGGGAAGTGTCCGGATGGGGTCGCAACGCGTTTCCCTCCGGAGCCGAACGGTTACCTGCACTTGGGGCACGCCAAATCGATCTGCCTGAATTTCGGGATCGCCGAAGAGTTTGGCGGACGCTGCAACTTGCGTTTCGACGATACGAATCCTGAGAAAGAGGACGAGGAATACGTCGAGTCGATCCGTCAGGACATCCGCTGGCTCGGGTTCGAGTGGGATCGGGAGTGCTTCGCCTCCGACTACTTCGAGCAACTCTTCGAGTGGGGATTGGCTCTGATCGACAAGGGTCATGCGTATGTCTGTGAGCTCAACGGCGAGGAAATCCGGCGCACCCGAGGGACCTTGACCGAGCCCGGCGAAGCGAGTCCCTATCGAGATCGTCCGGCAGCCGAGAGTCGGGATCTCTTTCAGCGGATGCGGGCCGGGGAGTTTCCCGACGGCTCGCGGGTGCTGCGGGCAAAGATCGACATGGCTCATCCGAATCTGAACCTGCGGGACCCTGTGCTCTACCGGATCCGGAGAGCCCACCATCACCGCACGGGAGATGCTTGGCCGATTTACCCGACCTACGACTACACCCACGGACAGAGCGATTCGATCGAGAAGATCACCCACTCGGTCTGTACCTTGGAGTTTGAAAATCACCGGCCGCTCTACGACTGGTTTATCGAGAAGCTCGAAATTTTCCCGTCGCGGCAATATGAGTTCGCCCGGTTGAACCTCGAGTACACCCTCATGAGCAAGCGGAGGCTGATCCAGCTCGTGACGGAGGGGCACGTTCGCGGTTGGGATGATCCCCGCCTGCCGACGCTTCGGGGAATTCGCCGCCGTGGTGTCCCCGCGGAAGCGATTCGTAACTTTTGCCGCACGATCGGCGTAACCAAATTCGATTCGGTGACGGATTACGCTCTCTTCGAGCACTGTGTCCGCGACGTCATGAACCGCGATTGCTCCCGGGCGATGGCGGTTCTGGATCCGATCCCGGTCACGATCACCAATTTCGGCGAAGACGAAGAGCTGGAAGTCGAGGCGGTTAACAATCCGGAGAAGCCGGAGGCTGGGGCTCGCAAGGTTCCGTTTTCAAATCGGATTTTCATCGAACGTTCGGATTTCATGGAAAATCCGCCGAAGAAGTTCTTCCGACTCTCTCCTGGTTCTGAAGTGCGTCTTCGCTATGCGTATGTGCTTCGCTGTGATGGGGTTGAGAAAGACGAGGCTGGCAATATCGTCGGTCTCACGGCCTCTGTGGACCGCGATACTCTCGGAAAGCAGCCCGAAGGGCGTAAAGTGAAAGGGGTGATCCACTGGGTCTCGCAGCAGCATGCGATTCCGGCCGAAGTCCGCCTTTACGACCGTCTCTACTCGGTGCCCAACCCTGGTGCGGAGCGGGATCCAGTCGAGGACCTGAATCCGGAGTCCCTCAAGATCATCGAGGGCTATTTGGAGCCGTCCCTAGGAGAGATTCCGAATGGGGAAAGCGTTCAGTTTGAGCGGACGGGCTACTTTGCCCGTGACCCGGATTCCAGCCCGGATCGTCCTGTTTTTAACCGGACGGTCACCCTTAAGGACTCGTGGGGAAAGAAAAAATAG
- a CDS encoding MASE1 domain-containing protein: MKLIGLTGLYFLSGQIGWLFPDAFYTITPLWLPGGVGLVFLYFLGYRYFPAIWIGLFVLNLFHGNMGHGFAALTATGTTLATLTAVVLLRNRDFHSSLNRVRDLFPLIYSVIILSSLSALTGALGVFNFTDSDELVFFEVFSTWWVGEAIGGLIIGSLGFVWWGNPQFGRQRRLELASLIVGVIGISVLCFYNDNADPVERFQFSFIVFPSLVWAALRFGPHGTTLVTLLITVIALLGTVQDYGLFSFASPSQRLFLLQSYLAVISLTGLVLSSSSTEQSENEEALRIANDSLEDSVRSFSETAREARKANQKKSEFLALMSHELRNPLNGVVGFTSLLMNTDLTRAQRDHIRMIHSSGETLLGMIDEILDFNRIETNRPELDETPFSMRRLVGEVADTFRFHSDRKSVALELDYPENLSDFVIGDHQRIRQVLNNLVGNAVKFTDEGSVVIRVSEEKIPGKDGSLKMKIAVVDTGIGIEKEEADRLFAPFSQANQTIAGRFGGTGLGLVISKNLSDVLGASITLESEPGEGSTFFFTVPLIETSSSEVLAKEEQEHSEYPMERFPSLPAQRILIAEDNSTNQRVVQQLLDRLGHASRVARDGREALDLLKKERFDVVLLDIRMPGIDGYAVARAVREGKCGLDLRSLPIVAVTAHAMAEDKEKTREAGMNGHLTKPFDLEKLAKVLAEVVGSSEESKSA, encoded by the coding sequence TTGAAACTAATTGGTCTGACTGGGCTGTATTTTCTCAGTGGGCAGATTGGTTGGTTGTTTCCCGACGCTTTTTACACAATCACGCCTCTCTGGCTTCCAGGAGGGGTGGGACTGGTCTTTCTCTACTTCCTGGGTTACCGTTATTTCCCAGCGATATGGATCGGTCTCTTTGTCCTGAATCTTTTCCACGGGAATATGGGGCATGGATTTGCGGCCCTGACGGCGACGGGGACGACCCTGGCGACGCTGACCGCTGTGGTTCTTCTGCGAAATCGGGATTTCCACTCGTCGCTGAATCGGGTGCGGGACCTTTTCCCGCTAATCTATTCGGTCATCATCCTCTCATCGCTCTCGGCGCTGACCGGAGCCTTGGGCGTTTTCAATTTTACGGATTCTGACGAGCTCGTCTTTTTTGAAGTCTTTTCGACTTGGTGGGTCGGTGAGGCGATCGGCGGACTGATTATTGGTTCCCTCGGATTTGTCTGGTGGGGCAACCCGCAGTTTGGGCGTCAACGCCGGTTGGAGTTGGCCTCCTTGATCGTCGGGGTGATTGGGATCAGCGTCCTGTGCTTTTATAATGATAACGCCGACCCTGTAGAGCGGTTCCAGTTCTCGTTTATCGTATTTCCCTCCCTGGTTTGGGCAGCTTTGCGGTTTGGACCTCATGGAACCACCTTGGTCACCTTGTTGATTACTGTGATTGCCCTCCTTGGAACGGTTCAGGATTACGGGTTGTTCAGTTTTGCCTCTCCCTCGCAGAGGCTCTTTCTCCTCCAGAGTTATCTCGCGGTCATTTCGCTGACCGGCCTCGTGCTCAGTTCGTCGTCGACGGAGCAGAGTGAGAATGAGGAAGCGCTCCGGATTGCCAACGATTCGCTCGAAGACTCGGTCCGCTCCTTTTCGGAGACCGCTCGTGAAGCTCGCAAAGCCAATCAGAAGAAGAGCGAGTTCCTCGCCCTGATGAGCCACGAACTCCGCAATCCTCTGAACGGGGTCGTCGGTTTCACCAGTCTGCTGATGAACACGGATCTGACCCGTGCCCAGCGTGACCACATCAGAATGATTCACTCCAGCGGCGAAACGCTGTTGGGGATGATCGATGAGATTCTTGATTTCAACCGCATCGAAACCAATCGTCCGGAGTTGGACGAAACCCCATTCTCCATGCGCAGACTCGTTGGGGAGGTTGCCGACACTTTCCGCTTTCATTCAGATCGTAAGTCAGTCGCGCTTGAGCTGGATTATCCCGAAAACCTCTCTGATTTCGTGATCGGAGATCACCAGCGCATCCGCCAAGTGCTCAACAACCTTGTCGGGAATGCGGTTAAATTCACTGATGAGGGATCGGTCGTGATCCGCGTTTCCGAAGAAAAAATCCCGGGTAAGGACGGCTCTCTGAAAATGAAAATTGCCGTCGTTGATACCGGAATCGGAATCGAAAAGGAGGAGGCGGATCGGCTCTTCGCTCCATTCTCCCAGGCCAACCAGACGATCGCGGGCCGGTTTGGCGGCACGGGTCTCGGACTTGTGATCTCCAAGAACCTGAGCGATGTCCTCGGGGCCTCGATCACGTTGGAAAGCGAACCCGGCGAGGGTTCTACCTTTTTCTTTACGGTGCCTCTCATTGAGACGAGTTCGAGCGAAGTTCTGGCGAAAGAGGAACAAGAGCATTCCGAGTATCCGATGGAGCGCTTTCCCTCCCTGCCGGCTCAGCGGATTCTTATCGCCGAAGACAACTCCACGAACCAGCGAGTGGTTCAGCAGTTGCTGGATCGTCTCGGTCATGCTTCCCGGGTGGCCCGCGATGGCCGGGAGGCCCTGGACCTTCTTAAGAAGGAGCGTTTTGACGTAGTTCTTCTCGATATTCGGATGCCGGGCATTGATGGTTACGCCGTGGCCCGGGCCGTCCGCGAAGGCAAGTGCGGTCTCGACCTGCGTTCTCTTCCGATTGTCGCCGTGACGGCTCATGCAATGGCCGAGGATAAAGAGAAGACCCGCGAAGCGGGTATGAACGGGCACTTGACCAAGCCCTTCGACCTCGAAAAGTTGGCCAAAGTCTTGGCGGAGGTAGTCGGCTCTAGTGAAGAATCGAAATCGGCCTGA
- the uppS gene encoding polyprenyl diphosphate synthase, with product MSNGLPQDNFPEHVAIIMDGNGRWARKRFLPRIEGHRQGVKNVRKLLESLGDSPIRYLTLFAFSVENWQRPKEEVNALMDLLKQFLRRESRLLVKNRIRLETIGRRDELPEEVQRELDRVKQETSEFDEHVLTLALNYGSRTEVFDATRRIAEDLASGAITESPTEWEDYRKYLYTGHMPDPDLIIRTSGEWRVSNFLLLQGAYAELYFCEIPWPEFTIHHFNEALASYSQRERRFGRVPASPAEV from the coding sequence ATGTCCAACGGATTGCCTCAAGATAACTTTCCCGAACACGTCGCCATCATCATGGACGGCAACGGTCGGTGGGCTCGTAAACGCTTCCTGCCCCGCATTGAGGGGCATCGCCAAGGAGTGAAGAACGTCCGCAAGCTCTTGGAGTCACTCGGCGATTCGCCGATTCGGTATCTGACTCTTTTTGCCTTCAGTGTTGAAAACTGGCAACGCCCGAAGGAGGAGGTCAATGCTCTCATGGATCTCTTGAAGCAATTTCTGCGTCGGGAGTCCCGCTTATTGGTGAAGAATCGGATTCGCTTGGAAACGATCGGTCGCCGGGATGAATTGCCCGAAGAGGTTCAGCGAGAACTCGACCGGGTCAAACAAGAGACTTCTGAGTTCGACGAGCATGTTCTGACGCTTGCCCTGAATTATGGATCCAGGACGGAGGTCTTTGATGCGACTCGACGCATTGCCGAGGACCTTGCTTCAGGGGCAATCACGGAGTCTCCGACCGAATGGGAGGATTATCGAAAATATCTTTATACGGGGCACATGCCCGATCCCGACCTCATTATCCGGACTTCCGGAGAGTGGCGGGTCAGCAATTTTCTACTTCTTCAAGGGGCGTACGCAGAGCTTTATTTCTGCGAAATCCCTTGGCCTGAGTTCACCATCCATCACTTCAACGAAGCCTTGGCTTCCTATTCGCAAAGAGAGCGCCGCTTTGGACGTGTCCCGGCCTCTCCCGCGGAAGTTTGA
- a CDS encoding phosphatidate cytidylyltransferase has protein sequence MKQRIITTIVLWLVIIGMLTLFRIYGGLALILLLSGLAQYETYGLLSRTGGEPRRVEGVVLGSIFMILVAGISLCGYGAVAYPAALGIILPILVTVVMLQTPVHQLARRLFPTLTGFLLVPACLAFFALLSTLPTVEPAQGLFLAVWVVAVAKFSDVGALLIGSRIGRRPLAPAYSPKKTIEGALGGVATSALVGCLLPILFPSLAPEGMSFILCLFLGIILGAVAIISDLLGSAMKRIANVKDSGTKIPGIGGGLDLVDSLLFTGPLGYAVLVLVL, from the coding sequence TTGAAACAACGCATTATCACCACGATCGTTCTCTGGCTCGTCATCATCGGAATGCTCACGCTTTTCCGTATTTACGGTGGCTTGGCTCTCATCCTTCTCCTCTCAGGCCTCGCCCAATACGAGACCTACGGGCTTCTCTCTCGCACCGGCGGTGAACCCCGAAGGGTCGAGGGCGTGGTCCTCGGCTCGATCTTTATGATCCTGGTCGCGGGGATTTCCCTGTGTGGCTATGGTGCCGTGGCGTACCCTGCAGCTCTGGGAATCATCCTCCCGATTTTGGTTACGGTAGTGATGTTGCAAACACCGGTGCATCAGCTGGCCCGACGCCTCTTCCCGACTCTTACCGGCTTTTTGTTGGTCCCTGCCTGCTTGGCCTTCTTTGCACTCTTGTCGACCTTGCCGACTGTCGAGCCTGCGCAAGGACTCTTCCTCGCTGTCTGGGTTGTGGCGGTGGCCAAATTCTCGGATGTAGGGGCGCTCTTGATTGGTAGCCGCATCGGCCGCCGCCCGCTGGCTCCGGCCTACAGTCCCAAGAAAACCATTGAAGGGGCGTTGGGAGGAGTTGCCACTTCCGCTTTGGTCGGTTGCCTGCTGCCGATTCTCTTTCCCTCGCTCGCCCCGGAGGGCATGTCTTTTATCCTCTGTCTTTTCCTGGGAATCATTCTTGGAGCCGTGGCCATCATTTCCGATTTGCTCGGCTCTGCCATGAAGCGGATCGCCAACGTCAAAGACAGCGGAACGAAAATCCCTGGGATCGGCGGGGGCCTGGACCTAGTCGACAGCCT